GAGCTTCGTGTTCACGCTCGCCGGGCTGCTGGTCTTCGCGGGCCTCCAGCTGCGCGTGCTCGGGCCGACGGGCTCGGTGAACCTGCCGTTCGAGTCGTGGCTCGTGCAGGTCTCGCAGCGCGGGTTCCTCCCGGCGGGGCTGTCCTACGCGCTCGTCGCGCTCGTCGTCGTCGCGCACGCCGCGAGCCTCCTCGTCGGCCGCGCCCGCCGCGAGCGGGCCGAGCTGCCGGTCGCGAGCCTCACGGTCGTCGCCGCCCGGGTGGGGACCCTCGCGCTCGTGCTGTTCGGCGCCGTGGCGTACCTCAACACCAACCGTGGCGTGGGCTTCACGTTCGCGCTGTTCGTCGGGCTCGTGGCCGTCGTCGACCTGCTCCTGCGGCGCACGCGCTGGGGCCGGGCCGTCCGGGCCGTCGGCGGCGACGTCGAGTCCGCCCGCCGCGCCGGCCTGCCCGTGCAGCGCACGTTCGTCTCCGCGTTCGTCGCGTGCTCGACGCTCGCCGCGCTCGGCGGCATCCTGTCCGCCGGACGCCTCGCGGCCGCCAACCAGGGCACGGGCGGCGGCGACATCTACCTCACCGCGATCGCCGCGGCCGTGATCGGCGGGACGAGCCTCTTCGGCGGCCGGGGCAGCGCGTGGTCGGCGCTGCTCGGCATCCTCGTGATCCAGTCGATCTCGAGCGGCCTGACGCTGCTCGACCTCGACACGTCGGTCCGGTACGTCATCACGGGTGTCGTGCTCGCGCTCGCGGTGCTCATCGACTCGGTCGTGCGGCGGGCCAACCAGGTCTGACCGGGCGCGCGCCGCTCTCGCCCCGCGCCCGCCGACGGCACCGCGGGCGCGGCGACGGGACGGCGGCCCCCGGACGTCAGCGGAAGACGATCGTCCGGTGCCCGTCGAGCAGGACCCGGTGCTCGGCGTGCCAGCGCACGGCCCGCGCGAGCGCCCGGCGCTCGACGTCCTGGCCGAGAGCGACGAGGTCCTCGACCGTGCGCGTGTGGTCGACGCGCTCGACGTCCTGCTCGATGATCGGCCCCTCGTCGAGGTCCCCGGTCACGTAGTGCGCGGTCGCGCCGATGAGCTTGACCCCGCGGTCGTGCGCCTGGGCGTACGGGCGGGCGCCCTTGAACGACGGCAGGAACGAGTGGTGGATGTTGATCGCGCGTCCCGCGAGCCGCGCGCACAGCTCGGGGGACAGGATCTGCATGTAGCGCGCGAGCACGACGAGCTCGACGTCGAGCTCCTCGACGAGCTCGAGCAGGCGGGCCTCCGCGGCGGGCTTGGTCGCCGCCGTCACGGGCACGTGGTGGAAGTCGATGCCGTAGAACGCGGCGAGCTCGGCCAGCACGGTGTGGTTGGAGACGACCGCGACGATGTCGATCGGCAGCTTCTCGGAGCGCTGGCGGAACGCGAGGTCGTTGAGGCAGTGCGCGGCGGTCGAGCCCAGCACCAGCGTGCGCACGGGGCGGCCCGCGACGTCGAGCTCCCAGTCCATCGTGAACCGCTGCGCGAGCTCGGTGAGCGGACCCTCGAGCTCCGCGCGCGACGCCGACGAGGTCACCTGGACCCGCATGAAGAACAGCCCGGACAGCGCGTCGCCGAACTGCTGCGACTCGGTGATGTTCCCGCCGAGCTCCGCGAGCAGACCGGCGACCGCGTGCACGATCCCGGGGCGGTCGGGGCAGGAGAGCGTCAGGACCCAGTGCGTGCCTGAGGCGGTGTCGTCGGTGGTGGCCACGACGGCTGAGCGTAGTCGAGCGGTCCGGCGTGCCCGGCCGGCGGCACCCGCAGGGGCGCCGCCGGCCGACCGTCAGGCGCCGGTGCCGACGAGCTCCCGCGGTCGTCCGCCGGTGGGCGCCGCCGGGCCCGCACCTGCGCCGCTCCCGGGGTCCGCCGGGATCTCGCCCTCGCGGAGCCCCACCCGCGCGTGCAGCCGGGCGAGCGGCGCGGGCAGCCACCACACCGACCGGCCGAGCAGCCGCACGGTCGCCGGCACGAGCAGCGCCCGCACGAGGGTGGCGTCGACGAGCACCGCGAACGCGAGACCGAGCCCGATGACCTTGAGGAACGTGACCCCGGACGTCCCCATCGCGACGAGCACCACCACGAGCAGCAGCGCGGCCGACGTGATCGTCCGTCCCGTGCGCTCGAGGCCGACGACGATCGCGTCCTGCGCCGACCGGCCGCGCAGGTGCTCCTCGCGCACGCGGCTCAGGAGGAAGAGCTCGTAGTCCATCGCGAGGCCGAAGGCGATGACCCCGATGAGCACGAGGTTCGACGGGTCGATGCGCCCGGTCGCGGTGAACCCGAGCGCGCCCGCGAGGTGCGCGTCGCCGAACGCCCACCACACCGTGCCGAACGTCGCCCCGAGCGAGAGGACGTTGAGCACCACGGCCTTGACCGGCAGGACGAGCGACCCGAGCGCCAGGAACAGCAGCACGGCCGTCGCGCCCGCGATCACGAGCAGTGCCCAGGGGAGCGCCGAGGTGATCGCGTCGGTCGAGTCGACGTTCGCCGCGGCCGCCCCGCCGACGAGCACCCCGACGGGTGCGCCGTCGGGCCCGGTGGGGCCGTCGAGCGCGCGCACGTCCCGGACGAGCTCGCGCGTCGCGGGCGCGTCGACCGCGCCGGAGGTCGTGACCGCGACGGAGGTGAGCGCGTCGGTGGCGGCGACGACCCGGACCGTGCCGGCCCCCGGGAGCGCGGCGAGGTCGGCGAGGTAGCCGTCGAGCACCGCGGGGTCCGGGGCCCCGTCGAGCACCACGTCGAGCGTGACCTCGCTGCCGCCGCCCGGGAAGAGCTCCGCGAGCTGCTCGGTCGCCTGCCGGGCGGGCGAGGACGCGGGGAGGTCCCGCTCGTCGGACGAGCCCACCACGAGCCCGAGCGTGGGCAGCGCGAGGAGGACGAGGACGCCGGTGACCCCCGCGGCGACGAGCCCGGGCCGGCGCAGCACGCCGCGCCCGAGCCGGGTCCACGCCGGGGTGCGCGGACGGCGACGGCCCGCGAGCCGCTGCGTGAGCCCGCGCGGGAGCCGCCCGGCGTCGACACGGCGACCCAGCAGCGCGAGCAGCGCGGGCAGGAGCGTCACGGCGAGGACCATGTCGAGCAGCACCACGGCCATGCCGCCGAGCCCCATGCTGCGCAGGAACATCTGCGGGAACGCGAGCAGCCCCGCGAACGCGATGAGCACGGTCAGGCCCGAGAACACGACGGTGCGGCCCGCGGTCGTGACGGTGCGCACGACGGCGGCGCCCACGTCGTCCGTGCGCGCGAGCTCCTCGCGGAACCGGCTCACGACGAACAGCGCGTAGTCGATCGCCAGCCCGAGGCCGAGGATCGTCGTGACGTTGATGGCGAACGTCGACACGTCGGTCACGAGGGTCAGGGTGCGCAGCAGGCCCATCGCGCCGAGGATCGCGAGCACGCCCATGACGACGGGCAGCAGCGCCGCGACGCCGCTGCCGAAGATGATCGCGAGCAGGACGAGGAGCACCGGCATCGCGATCGTCTCCGCCGCGGCGATGTCGGTCTCGGCGCGGTGCGAGAGGTCCGCGTTGACCGCGAGCGACCCGCCGACGGCGGTGGTCCACGGCGCGGGCGCCGCGAGGTGCGGCTCGAGGACGCCGTACGCGTCGACGCGGGCGTCGAGGTCGGCGCCCGGCACCGAGATCACCACGAGCGCCGACCGGCCGTCCGTCCCGAGCAGCGCGGCCTGCGCGTCGCTGGGGAGGCCGGGCGTCCAGGGCTGGACGACGCGGGCGGTCGCGCCGTCCGGCAGACCGTCGAGGTGCGTCGCGAGGCCCGCGGCGAACGGCGGGTCGTCGGGGGCGAGCGTCGGGTGGGCGTAGGTCACGAGCACGTCGGGGCGCGTCGCCCCGAGCTCGGCGGCGACCCGCTGCTCGGCGCGCTCCGAGTCGGAGCCGGGGACGGTGAACCCGCCGGCCTGCACGTGGTCGGAGACAGACGAGCCCCACACCGCGGCGAGGGCGGCCAGGGCGAGCGAGACGGCGAGCACCCAGCGGGCGTGCCGGTGGGTCAGACGACCGAGCGCGTCGAGCACGGGACCTCCCAGGGACAGCGCGACGCGATGACGCGTCACGAAGTAAACGGCGTTAGCGAACAGTGTTTACCCAAGCATCGGGCGTATGCTCGTGTCAACGCCGAGTGCGCGCCGGCGGCGTGGCAGGCTGCAGCGGACGGCCGAGCCGCCACACCGGCCCGTGGACAGGAGGAGCCGCATGACGACGACCGAGACCGTCGTGCCGCGCCGTGACCGGCTGCGCGCCGCGACCGAGGCCGAGATCCGGGCGACCGCGCGCCGGCTCCTCGTCGCCGAGAAGGGCCAGCCCCCGACCCTGCGCGGGATCGCACGGGAGATGGGCATGACCGCGCCCGGGCTGTACCGCTACTACGCGAGCCTCGACGACCTGCTGCTCGCGCTCTGCGACGACCTCTTCGGCGAGGTCCACGGCGTCGTCACGTCGGCGCTCGAGGAGCACGGCGACGACCTGGGCGCCCGGATGCTCGCGGCCGTGCGGGCGTTCCGGGGCTGGGCGCTCGCGCACCCCGCCGAGTTCGGGCTCATGTTCCGCTCGGGCGACGGCCTGTGGGCGGACGGGGAGGACGGCTGCGAGCAGTCGCGCCGGTTCGCCGCGCTGTTCCTCGAGCTCTTCGTCGGGCTCTGGGCGGCGCGGCCCTTCCCGCTGCCGGAGCTGCACGGGGGAGTGGCGGCGAGCTGCGGCCAGCTCGCAACCTTCGCGCGCACCGCCGGCGTGGACCTGCCCGAGCCGGCGCTGTGGGTCTTCGCGAACGGCTGGGTCCGGCTCTACGGCGTCGTGTGCATGGAGGCGCTCGGGCACCTGCGCTTCATGTTCAGCGACGTCGAGCCGTACTTCGAGGCGGAGCTCGAGCAGGTCGCCCGCACGATCGGCGTGACGTACGCCCCGCCCGTCCCGGCCGGCCGGCGCTGACCCGCGCCCGCCCGCGGCCGACGCCGGACCTCGCCCACGACCTCACCCGCGACCTCACCCCGGACGTCTGTCGCCGGGTGCGCGTCGCCTCTGAGACGATGGGCCCATGAGCGATCCCGAGGTCGACATCCGCCCCGTGAGCGACGCCGAGTCCGGCGAGCTGCTCACGCTGCGTCGCGCCGCGTTCGTGAGCGAGGCGCAGATCTACGGTGACCCGAGCATCCCGCCGCTGACCCAGACGCTCGACGAGCTGCGCGCCGACCTCGCGAACCCCGACGTCATCACGCTCGGCGCGTGGGCGGGGCACCGGCTCGTCGGCTCGATCCGCGTGCTCCTCGAGGGCACGCGCGCGACGCTCGGCCGCCTCGCCGTCGCGCCCGACCTCCAGGGCCAGGGCATCGGCACCCAGCTCCTGCTCGCGATCCTCCCGCACCTGCCCGAGGACACCTCCGAGGTGTGGGTCTTCACGGGCCGCGACTCGGTGCAGAACCTCGCGCTGTACGAGAAGCACGGCTACGAGCACGAGCACGACCGCACGGTCGGCGACCTCACGTACGCGTACCTGCGCAAGATCCTGGGCGACAGCGCGGCGGTCTGACGTCGCGGGCGCGGGTCGCTGCCCGCGTCCCGCACGATCCGCACACCCAGCGACCGGACGCGTTGCCGCGGCGCCGCGTCCGGTTGCTAGGCTGTCCGCGTCGCGACTGGCGCAACGGGTGGGTCACCACCGGGGAGCGACGAGCAGCAGCAGACTTCGGGTCGGACGCCTGGGCCCCCGGTCACCACACCACTCGTGTGCGTGCCCGTCCGTGTGCCGGGAGAGACCACGCACCCGCTGACTGCGAGGAGAACCATGAGCCTGCTCGACCAGAACCTGTCCGAGCTGGACCCCGAGATCGCCGCCGTCCTCGACGGCGAGCTCGCGCGGCAGCAGGGCACGCTCGAGATGATCGCGAGCGAGAACTTCGTCCCGCGTGCCGTGCTCCAGGCGCAGGGCTCGGTCCTGACCAACAAGTACGCCGAGGGCTACCCCGGCCGCCGGTACTACGGCGGCTGCGAGCAGGTCGACGTCGCCGAGACGCTCGCGATCAGCCGCGCCAAGGAGCTCTTCGGCGCGGAGCACGCGAACGTCCAGCCGCACTCGGGCGCCACGGCGAACGCGGCGGTGCTGCACGCGCTGATCAACGCGGGGGACAAGATCCTCGGCCTCGAGCTCGCGCACGGCGGCCACCTCACGCACGGCATGAAGATCAACTTCTCGGGCAAGCTCTACCAGGTCGGCGCGTACGGCGTGGACCCCGAGACGTTCCTCGTCGACATGGACAAGGTGCGCGAGAAGGCGCTCGAGCAGCGCCCCGACGTCATCATCGGCGGCTGGTCCGCGTACCCGCGTCAGCTCGACTTCGCGGCGTTCCGCTCGATCGCGGACGAGGTCGGCGCCAAGCTCTGGGTCGACATGGCGCACTTCGCGGGCCTCGTCGCGGCGGGCCTGCACCCGAGCCCCGTCCCGCACTCGGACGTCGTGTCCTCGACCGTGCACAAGACGATCGGCGGCCCCCGCTCGGGCTTCATCCTGAGCCGTGAGGAGTACGCCAAGAAGATCGACTCGGCCGTCTTCCCGGGTCAGCAGGGCGGCCCGCTCATGCACGTGATCGCCGCCAAGGCGGTCTCCTTCAAGGTCGCGGGCACCGAGGAGTTCAAGGACCGCCAGCAGCGCACGCTCGACGGCGCGCGCCTCATCGCCGAGCGCCTCACGGCGGCCGACGTCACGGGCGCCGGCGTCTCGGTGCTCACCGGCGGCACCGACGTGCACCTCGTGCTCGTCGACCTGCGGCACTCGGACCTCGACGGCCAGCAGGCCGAGGACCTCCTGCACTCGGTCGGCATCACCGTGAACCGCAACGCGGTCCCGTTCGACCCGCGCCCCCCGCGCGTGACGTCGGGCCTGCGCATCGGCACGCCCGCGCTGGCGACGCGCGGCTTCGGCGACTCGGAGTTCGCGGAGGTCGCCGACATCATCGCGACCGCGCTCGTCGCCGGCGCGTCGGCAGACGTCGAGGCCCTGCGCGCCCGGGTCACGAAGCTCGCGGACGCGTTCCCGCTGTACGCCGGCCTGCAGCAGTACTGACCGCGGTCGGCGGTCGGGCGGTCGCCCCCGGGGGGGCACCGCCCGACCGCCTGCCCGCGCCACCGCACGCCGCCCGACCCAGCCGCCCCCGCGCGAGGAGACACCATGACCGCACAGATCCTGGACGGGACGGCCACCGCCGCCGCCATCAAGGCCGAGCTCACCGAGCGGGTGGCCGCGCTGGCCGCGCGCGGCGTGCAGCCCGGGCTGGGCACACTGCTCGTCGGCGACGACCCGGGCTCGCGCTGGTACGTCAACGGCAAGCACAAGGACTGCGCCGAGGTCGGGATCGCGTCGATCCGCGAGGACCTGCCCGAGACGGCGTCGCAGGACGAGATCGAGGCCGCGGTGCGCCGGCTCAACGACGACCCGGCGTGCACGGGCTTCATCGTCCAGCTGCCGCTGCCCCGGGGCATCGACACCAACCGCGTGCTCGAGCTGATCGACCCGGGCAAGGACGCGGACGGCCTGCACCCGACGAACCTCGGGCGCCTCGTGCTGCGGGTCAACGACGAGATCAGCTCCCCGCTGCCGTGCACGCCGCGCGGGATCATCGAGCTGCTGGAGCGGCACGGCATCGAGCTCGCGGGCGCCGACGTCGTGGTCGTGGGCCGCGGGACGACGGTCGGGCGCTCGATCGGGCTGCTGCTGACGCGCCGCGCGGTCAACGCGACGGTCACGCTCACGCACACCGGCACGCACGACCTCGCCGAGCACACCCGGCACGCCGACGTGATCGTCGCCGCGGCCGGCGTGCCGAGCATCATCACGGCGGACATCGTCAAGCCGGGCGCGGTCGTGATCGACGTCGGGGTCTCGCGCGTGCCCGACCCCGAGACGGGGAAGAGCCGGCTCGCGGGCGACGTGCACCCCGAGGTCGCGGAGATCGCCGCGTGGATCTCGCCGAACCCGGGCGGGGTCGGCCCGATGACGCGCGCGATGCTGCTGAGCAACGTCGTGGACTCC
The Cellulomonas sp. NS3 DNA segment above includes these coding regions:
- a CDS encoding TetR/AcrR family transcriptional regulator, giving the protein MTTTETVVPRRDRLRAATEAEIRATARRLLVAEKGQPPTLRGIAREMGMTAPGLYRYYASLDDLLLALCDDLFGEVHGVVTSALEEHGDDLGARMLAAVRAFRGWALAHPAEFGLMFRSGDGLWADGEDGCEQSRRFAALFLELFVGLWAARPFPLPELHGGVAASCGQLATFARTAGVDLPEPALWVFANGWVRLYGVVCMEALGHLRFMFSDVEPYFEAELEQVARTIGVTYAPPVPAGRR
- a CDS encoding bifunctional methylenetetrahydrofolate dehydrogenase/methenyltetrahydrofolate cyclohydrolase produces the protein MTAQILDGTATAAAIKAELTERVAALAARGVQPGLGTLLVGDDPGSRWYVNGKHKDCAEVGIASIREDLPETASQDEIEAAVRRLNDDPACTGFIVQLPLPRGIDTNRVLELIDPGKDADGLHPTNLGRLVLRVNDEISSPLPCTPRGIIELLERHGIELAGADVVVVGRGTTVGRSIGLLLTRRAVNATVTLTHTGTHDLAEHTRHADVIVAAAGVPSIITADIVKPGAVVIDVGVSRVPDPETGKSRLAGDVHPEVAEIAAWISPNPGGVGPMTRAMLLSNVVDSAERALGA
- the glyA gene encoding serine hydroxymethyltransferase, whose protein sequence is MSLLDQNLSELDPEIAAVLDGELARQQGTLEMIASENFVPRAVLQAQGSVLTNKYAEGYPGRRYYGGCEQVDVAETLAISRAKELFGAEHANVQPHSGATANAAVLHALINAGDKILGLELAHGGHLTHGMKINFSGKLYQVGAYGVDPETFLVDMDKVREKALEQRPDVIIGGWSAYPRQLDFAAFRSIADEVGAKLWVDMAHFAGLVAAGLHPSPVPHSDVVSSTVHKTIGGPRSGFILSREEYAKKIDSAVFPGQQGGPLMHVIAAKAVSFKVAGTEEFKDRQQRTLDGARLIAERLTAADVTGAGVSVLTGGTDVHLVLVDLRHSDLDGQQAEDLLHSVGITVNRNAVPFDPRPPRVTSGLRIGTPALATRGFGDSEFAEVADIIATALVAGASADVEALRARVTKLADAFPLYAGLQQY
- a CDS encoding GNAT family N-acetyltransferase encodes the protein MSDPEVDIRPVSDAESGELLTLRRAAFVSEAQIYGDPSIPPLTQTLDELRADLANPDVITLGAWAGHRLVGSIRVLLEGTRATLGRLAVAPDLQGQGIGTQLLLAILPHLPEDTSEVWVFTGRDSVQNLALYEKHGYEHEHDRTVGDLTYAYLRKILGDSAAV
- a CDS encoding sugar ABC transporter permease yields the protein MSVLGRERRLAAGPAASTPGRGGALRELVGHVRSGELGMVPIVVALAVIWLVFQLLNPYFLSSDNLVNLTLQCAATGVLALGVVLVLLVGQIDLSVGSVSGLAAAVVAVGAVQLRWPIALTALAALGVGVGAGLLYGVLFTRLRLPSFVFTLAGLLVFAGLQLRVLGPTGSVNLPFESWLVQVSQRGFLPAGLSYALVALVVVAHAASLLVGRARRERAELPVASLTVVAARVGTLALVLFGAVAYLNTNRGVGFTFALFVGLVAVVDLLLRRTRWGRAVRAVGGDVESARRAGLPVQRTFVSAFVACSTLAALGGILSAGRLAAANQGTGGGDIYLTAIAAAVIGGTSLFGGRGSAWSALLGILVIQSISSGLTLLDLDTSVRYVITGVVLALAVLIDSVVRRANQV
- a CDS encoding MMPL family transporter, giving the protein MTRHRVALSLGGPVLDALGRLTHRHARWVLAVSLALAALAAVWGSSVSDHVQAGGFTVPGSDSERAEQRVAAELGATRPDVLVTYAHPTLAPDDPPFAAGLATHLDGLPDGATARVVQPWTPGLPSDAQAALLGTDGRSALVVISVPGADLDARVDAYGVLEPHLAAPAPWTTAVGGSLAVNADLSHRAETDIAAAETIAMPVLLVLLAIIFGSGVAALLPVVMGVLAILGAMGLLRTLTLVTDVSTFAINVTTILGLGLAIDYALFVVSRFREELARTDDVGAAVVRTVTTAGRTVVFSGLTVLIAFAGLLAFPQMFLRSMGLGGMAVVLLDMVLAVTLLPALLALLGRRVDAGRLPRGLTQRLAGRRRPRTPAWTRLGRGVLRRPGLVAAGVTGVLVLLALPTLGLVVGSSDERDLPASSPARQATEQLAELFPGGGSEVTLDVVLDGAPDPAVLDGYLADLAALPGAGTVRVVAATDALTSVAVTTSGAVDAPATRELVRDVRALDGPTGPDGAPVGVLVGGAAAANVDSTDAITSALPWALLVIAGATAVLLFLALGSLVLPVKAVVLNVLSLGATFGTVWWAFGDAHLAGALGFTATGRIDPSNLVLIGVIAFGLAMDYELFLLSRVREEHLRGRSAQDAIVVGLERTGRTITSAALLLVVVLVAMGTSGVTFLKVIGLGLAFAVLVDATLVRALLVPATVRLLGRSVWWLPAPLARLHARVGLREGEIPADPGSGAGAGPAAPTGGRPRELVGTGA
- the purU gene encoding formyltetrahydrofolate deformylase — its product is MATTDDTASGTHWVLTLSCPDRPGIVHAVAGLLAELGGNITESQQFGDALSGLFFMRVQVTSSASRAELEGPLTELAQRFTMDWELDVAGRPVRTLVLGSTAAHCLNDLAFRQRSEKLPIDIVAVVSNHTVLAELAAFYGIDFHHVPVTAATKPAAEARLLELVEELDVELVVLARYMQILSPELCARLAGRAINIHHSFLPSFKGARPYAQAHDRGVKLIGATAHYVTGDLDEGPIIEQDVERVDHTRTVEDLVALGQDVERRALARAVRWHAEHRVLLDGHRTIVFR